Within the Pseudoalteromonas ulvae UL12 genome, the region GCTGACTTATAAACAGATACATGTTTTGTTTATTAATTTCTTTTTGCAGTAAATGGTTAAAATTTTGCGGATTACTTGTCAGACTTAGCACTTCTTTGTAAGGAACCACCCCAACATGTTTAAGCTCATTCAATTGCTGTTCGTTAAATAGCCACTTTTGTTTCAGTGCCTCTTTTTGCTCATCACTGATGTTATCAATTGCCAGGTTGATTATTTCGAGCAAACCTGTCTCAGCCTTAGGCAGTAAAAAATGTAAATCGGCTAATAATGGCGGCTTATTTTGTGCCAAATCAAAGTGATATTGCACCTTATCAATGAAAAACTGCTTAGCGGTATATTGCAAAACAAAACGATTATCAATGCCTGCATAATATCGCCCTTGTTGAATACTTTTTAGCACCTCAAGTGTGCTTGGCACTTCAACAACCTTTATTTGTGGATGAAAGGCTTTGATTTCCTCAATGATTGACCAATCAGCTGAAATCGCGAGGGTTTTCCCATACAGTTGACTTAAACGCGTGATATCCGCTTCACCTGGCTGAGTGATGATCGCAAAAGGCGTCTGCAAAAAAGATTGACTCAATATGCCCAAAGCGCGGTTAGGTTGATTATCATAAGATGCGTTCAGTAGCTGCAGTTTTTCTTCTTTAAATAAGTTGACGAGCTCAGCCCAACTAAATCCGTTGATATAACTAAGCTCAAGTCCGGTCATGTCGCTGATCAGATTAAGAACATCAACACTATAACCTGCAGGTCGCCCCGAAATTGCAAAGTCTAACGGGGCCCAATCTGACTCATTTGATACCGATATTTTCCCCATGCTGTTAATCAGCGCTTGCTGTTTGGCAGTCAGTGGTAATGGTTTTGATGCTGGAATGGTAATTGTCGATAAACGTTGCTCAGTATTAGAAGCAATTAACTGACCTTCTTTTTCGAATAAAAACATCTCAACGTTAAACTCTTGTTGTCCTTTATTATCAAGATTAAGTAAATATTCAGAGACCGAAGACAACGCTATATCAATGGCGATAACGCTATTTTCACCCGCAAGTTTAAGCGAGTAAGTTTGGCCTGGTGCCTGTAAGTGCTGAAATAAATATGGAGAGCTTTTATATATTGTGTCTTCCTCTGCGCGCGAGAACCACATTCGTTCAACTGGATCATAGTCTGTCGGCTGGCTAATGGTATGACGTAAGGCATGATCCTTGGTGTAAAAGTGCGTTATTTTTTTCTTTTCCCCATCGACCATTTTTATTTCAATCACCGCCCAGCGGTCATTTGCTTTGGCTTTTATTTGCGAGCGCACTAAAGGACTGGCGTCTAAATTGATCACTTCATAAAACTCACCATTGTCTAACCCAATGTAAATAGCGTAAAAGTGTTGACTTAACTCCAATATTTTAAAAATATCCTTTCTATTGTGCTCTTCGATTAACTGACTTTTGATATCTGGATTTTGTGACAATATCTCTAGAGTATTTTCGACTTGTTGGTTGAGTTTAGTGAGATCAGATGCGGTGTTCTCTGTGGCCATTTTGAAAATCCGCGATGTATATTCCTCTGCCATTTTAGCATTAAAATAATATTGCAATGAGATAGCAACAGTTGCAGTCAGTAATACTGAGAAAATAAAAATACTAACAACCGTCGACTTAATCGAGAATAACAGACGATTCTTAACCACTTTAAAGACTTCCATGTTTCCACTCTTAAATTTTTCGCAACATTGCTGCGTTAATGTTTATAAATCAATGGTTTTATTACTATTTGATACTAGTCACTATTTAATAAAAGCTCAAAAAATTATATCTGACCTAACGAAGTAATTCGTATCGAGTATTTTATTTG harbors:
- a CDS encoding HD domain-containing phosphohydrolase — encoded protein: MEVFKVVKNRLLFSIKSTVVSIFIFSVLLTATVAISLQYYFNAKMAEEYTSRIFKMATENTASDLTKLNQQVENTLEILSQNPDIKSQLIEEHNRKDIFKILELSQHFYAIYIGLDNGEFYEVINLDASPLVRSQIKAKANDRWAVIEIKMVDGEKKKITHFYTKDHALRHTISQPTDYDPVERMWFSRAEEDTIYKSSPYLFQHLQAPGQTYSLKLAGENSVIAIDIALSSVSEYLLNLDNKGQQEFNVEMFLFEKEGQLIASNTEQRLSTITIPASKPLPLTAKQQALINSMGKISVSNESDWAPLDFAISGRPAGYSVDVLNLISDMTGLELSYINGFSWAELVNLFKEEKLQLLNASYDNQPNRALGILSQSFLQTPFAIITQPGEADITRLSQLYGKTLAISADWSIIEEIKAFHPQIKVVEVPSTLEVLKSIQQGRYYAGIDNRFVLQYTAKQFFIDKVQYHFDLAQNKPPLLADLHFLLPKAETGLLEIINLAIDNISDEQKEALKQKWLFNEQQLNELKHVGVVPYKEVLSLTSNPQNFNHLLQKEINKQNMYLFISQLNGHDEYLALLIPKSKLLQNALKKLRIAIMVTAGLLLILLPLCWLFAKPIVEPIKRLAEHAERIKERQYDHIEFHDSNIIEIQELTDSMAGMTASIKTYQQNQTDLMDSFIELIGQAIDDKSPYTAGHCERVPELGMMLAEVASNSDATPFKQFKFNNDDEIREFKIAAWLHDCGKITTPEHIVDKGTKLEAIYNRIHEIRMRFEVLWRDEEIDYWQKVQAQPEQQDDWLAQKDLHQQQLRDDFAFIANANIGGEFMSEKHIERLHQLSTKTWQRFFDDTLGLSPVEELRTNKAEQPLPVTEQLLANKPEHIIAHDHSIEYDKKLGINMTIPEFRANLGELHNLVIARGTLTAEDRFKVNEHIISTIRMLDKMPFPQELANVPRYASTHHETLIGTGYPRKLTAEQLSIPERVLVLADIFEALTAADRPYKKAKPLSVAIDILYKMAQDQHVDMDIFKLFLSSGIYQDYAKRYLSPAQIDAVDIEFYLNKRSQSGGEAA